One stretch of Acidobacteriota bacterium DNA includes these proteins:
- the rpmI gene encoding 50S ribosomal protein L35 codes for MPKQKTHRGAAKRFKTTGTGKVRRRHSMKSHILTKKSAKRKRKLRKDTEVSPAFAKSVKEMLHC; via the coding sequence GTGCCCAAGCAGAAGACCCATCGCGGTGCCGCCAAGCGCTTCAAGACCACCGGGACCGGCAAGGTCCGTCGGCGCCATTCGATGAAGAGCCACATCCTCACCAAGAAGTCCGCCAAGCGGAAGCGGAAGCTGCGGAAGGATACCGAGGTATCGCCGGCTTTCGCCAAGTCCGTCAAAGAGATGCTTCATTGTTGA
- the rplT gene encoding 50S ribosomal protein L20, with amino-acid sequence MSRVKRGNTRKNRRQKILKLAKGYYGAKSKNHRIAKQAVDRSLAYAYRDRRQRKRQMRSLWIVRINAASREHGLSYSRLIAGLKAAGAELDRKVLAEIAIVDAAAFAQIVELAKQALGEETGVAASDEEE; translated from the coding sequence ATGTCGCGTGTCAAGCGCGGGAATACCCGTAAAAATCGTCGTCAGAAGATTCTCAAGCTCGCCAAGGGCTACTATGGCGCCAAGAGCAAGAACCACCGCATTGCCAAGCAGGCGGTGGACCGCTCGCTGGCCTATGCCTACCGCGATCGCCGCCAGCGCAAGCGCCAGATGCGCAGCCTGTGGATCGTTCGCATCAACGCCGCGTCGCGCGAGCACGGCCTGTCCTACAGCCGCTTGATCGCCGGCCTGAAGGCCGCCGGGGCGGAGCTGGATCGCAAGGTCTTGGCGGAGATCGCGATCGTCGATGCCGCCGCCTTCGCCCAGATCGTCGAACTCGCCAAGCAGGCCCTCGGAGAAGAGACCGGGGTCGCCGCATCGGACGAAGAGGAATAG
- the zapB gene encoding cell division protein ZapB, with product MSGGDMAWLETLEEKVHAAADRIRELGDENERLAARVAELEGQDESAEWEQERSEIRSRVESLAEGLEALLADR from the coding sequence ATGAGCGGTGGCGACATGGCCTGGCTGGAGACCCTGGAAGAGAAGGTCCACGCGGCGGCGGACCGCATTCGCGAGCTGGGCGACGAGAACGAGAGACTGGCGGCTCGCGTCGCCGAACTCGAAGGGCAAGACGAAAGCGCCGAGTGGGAGCAGGAGCGATCGGAGATCCGGAGCCGGGTGGAATCCCTGGCCGAGGGTCTGGAAGCCCTGCTAGCAGACCGCTGA
- a CDS encoding cell division protein ZapA — MNAEQTKPTSTTEVEIFGSVYSVRGRDDREHVEELAELVDRRMREIAERVRTMDRGKIAILAALNIADELVRRQRDEEGERVEIRDKVTALAGELTAVLENDESESRP; from the coding sequence ATGAACGCTGAGCAGACGAAGCCGACATCGACCACCGAGGTGGAGATTTTCGGCTCCGTTTATAGCGTCCGTGGCCGTGACGACCGCGAACACGTCGAGGAGTTGGCCGAACTGGTTGACCGCCGGATGCGAGAAATCGCCGAGCGGGTACGGACTATGGATCGCGGCAAGATCGCCATCCTCGCGGCTCTCAATATTGCCGATGAGCTCGTTCGTCGTCAGCGGGATGAGGAAGGGGAACGGGTCGAGATCAGAGACAAGGTGACGGCTCTTGCGGGTGAATTGACCGCAGTGCTCGAAAATGACGAAAGCGAGAGCCGCCCTTGA